One region of Cydia pomonella isolate Wapato2018A chromosome 9, ilCydPomo1, whole genome shotgun sequence genomic DNA includes:
- the LOC133521085 gene encoding B-cell CLL/lymphoma 7 protein family member A produces the protein MSRSVRAETRNRVKDDIKRVMQAVEKVRHWEKKWVTIGETTMKIYKWVPISTNEQKKKHAAKRDNKENTLTPKKMHDSSNSNFGMAEDSNTCFSTVSDSQGPTEFTSTHMNFSEDSNSQSSGTTTPAKRLKTD, from the exons ATGTCTCGTTCAGTACGCGCCGAAACTAGAAACCGTGTTAAAGATGACATCAAAAGAGTCATGCAAGCTGTTGAAAAAGTTCGCCATTG GGAAAAGAAATGGGTGACGATAGGGGAAACAAccatgaaaatatataaatgggtGCCGATATCAACAAACGAGCAGAAGAAGAAGCACGCGGCCAAGCGCGATAACAAGGAAAACACGTTGACCCCCAAAAAGATGCACGATTCATCCAACTCCAACTTTGGAATGGCCGAGGATTCTAACACCT GTTTCTCAACTGTGAGTGACTCCCAGGGCCCTACAGAGTTCACTTCAACACACATGAACTTCTCCGAGGACTCCAACTCCCAAAGCAGTGGTACCACAACACCGGCGAAACGGTTAAAGACTGACTGA